A single Lolium perenne isolate Kyuss_39 chromosome 6, Kyuss_2.0, whole genome shotgun sequence DNA region contains:
- the LOC127307527 gene encoding uncharacterized protein: MGSRQIVAVLQIGGEFTTEDDGRMTYSGGEAHAMHVKSGWTFKAFKHEISSTLNNLKLDTYVFKYFLPRNNKTLISISNDKDLKRMVEFHAESETTYIYVIKKVDNRVIMSPVEDSSTPADSAITGTTPDGSKRQKICASWENAITGVGQVFEGPKEFRDALHKYAIAHRFHYRFIKNDSSRVTVECTDDVCPWRMHASKSPAKKEFMIKKVVGSHTCESETVKSHRLASQKWVASVIKDKLRDSPNYRPRDIANDLQREYGLSLNYSQAWRGKLIARKELYSPHEEACNQLPWFRDRILVTNPGSVATVVALEDSKFRFFVAFHASLHGFEHGCRPLLFLDVVSVKPNKHWKLLAATSVDGEGDAFPVALAVVDDESQENWHWFLEQLKASLPMPGELTFISTGKSGLWNDVSLIFPDSYHGYNVNFFIEEFKTQLDGSWSEDVKDIMVEHLKKAIYSCTVDEFNHYIELIKAESDKLAEWLMEAKPDRWSDAFFKGSRLGQYTCSISETISDWIPNRYELPVVQLLDTIRCNLMETIYIRRESSNTWSEVLTPSANQKMQEEVSKALSLGVVCSAEDGNSNVFEVCDGSVYVVNIDTWECNCGKWRASGIPCPHALAVFEQTEQNPLDYCAKYFTTECYRMTYAVSINPIPDVIVPSASADLSQSAGLQPCPILTRRQVGRPKEKPADPRITIKRAVRCSRCKGYGHNKATCKVPLTVTAAVTSQV; the protein is encoded by the exons ATGGGGAGCAGGCAGATTGTTGCTGTTCTTCAAATAGGTGGAGAATTCACAACTGAGGATGATGGTCGTATGACCTATTCTGGTGGAGAAGCGCATGCGATGCATGTGAAAAGTGGTTGGACTTTTAAAGCGTTTAAACATGAGATATCTTCAACACTCAATAATCTCAAACTTGATACCTATGTGTTCAAATACTTCCTTCCAAGAAATAATAAGACTTTGATTTCGATTTCCAATGACAAAGACCTTAAGCGCATGGTGGAATTCCATGCGGAGTCGGAGACAACATACATCTACGTCATTAAGAAGGTTGACAACAG GGTAATAATGAGCCCTGTAGAAGACTCCAGCACCCCTGCTGATTCTGCTATAACAGGTACTACTCCAGATGGATCTAAGCGACAAAAGATCTGCGCAAGTTGGGAGAATGCGATCACTGGAGTTGGCCAAGTGTTTGAAGGTCCAAAGGAATTCCGTGATGCATTACACAAGTATGCCATTGCACATAGGTTTCACTACAGATTTATCAAGAATGACTCTTCTCGTGTCACCGTGGAATGTACTGATGATGTATGTCCCTGGCGCATGCATGCCTCCAAATCTCCTGCAAAGAAGGAGTTCATGATAAAGAAGGTGGTTGGGAGTCATACATGTGAGTCCGAGACTGTCAAAAGTCATCGTCTAGCTTCTCAAAAATGGGTTGCTAGTGTTATTAAGGACAAATTACGTGACAGTCCAAACTACAGACCAAGAGATATTGCAAATGATCTCCAGCGTGAATACGGACTAAGCCTGAACTACTCTCAAGCTTGGCGAGGCAAATTAATAGCTCGAAAAGAACTTTACAGCCCACATGAAGAGGCATGCAATCAGTTACCTTGGTTTCGTGATAGAATTTTAGTAACAAACCCTGGGAGTGTGGCAACAGTAGTGGCATTGGAAGATTCAAAGTTCCGCTTCTTTGTTGCATTCCATGCCTCCCTTCATGGTTTTGAGCATGGTTGCAGGCCTCTTCTCTTTCTCGACGTGGTATCTGTGAAACCAAATAAGCATTGGAAACTACTGGCTGCTACTTCTGTTGATGGTGAAGGTGATGCGTTCCCCGTTGCGTTGGCTGTAGTGGATGATGAGAGTCAGGAAAACTGGCATTGGTTTCTTGAACAGCTAAAGGCATCATTGCCTATGCCTGGAGAATTAACATTCATATCAACTGGAAAAAGTGGTCTGTGGAATGATGTTTCTCTAATATTTCCAGACAGTTATCATGGATACAATGTCAACTTTTTTATTGAAGAATTCAAAACACAACTGGATGGCAGTTGGAGTGAAGATGTAAAAGATATAATGGTCGAGCATCTTAAGAAAGCCATATATTCATGCACAGTTGATGAATTCAATCATTATATTGAACTCATCAAAGCTGAATCTGATAAGCTCGCTGAATGGCTTATGGAAGCTAAACCTGACCGGTGGTCAGATGCCTTCTTCAAAGGGTCGCGTCTTGGCCAATACACATGCAGCATTTCTGAGACAATTTCTGACTGGATCCCCAACAGATATGAGCTCCCGGTAGTGCAGTTGCTTGATACAATCAGATGTAACCTGATGGAGACAATCTATATACGCAGGGAATCTTCCAATACATGGTCAGAAGTATTAACGCCATCAGCCAATCAGAAAATGCAGGAAGAGGTGAGCAAAGCTCTCTCACTCGGTGTTGTTTGCTCAGCTGAAGATGGAAACAGTAATGTGTTTGAAGTGTGTGATGGCTCGGTCTATGTTGTCAACATCGATACATGGGAGTGCAACTGTGGAAAGTGGCGTGCGTCGGGGATTCCTTGCCCACATGCGCTTGCCGTATTTGAGCAAACAGAACAGAATCCGCTTGACTACTGTGCCAAGTATTTCACAACAGAGTGCTACCGCATGACTTACGCCGTGTCGATCAACCCGATACCTGATGTTATCGTACCTTCTGCATCAGCTGACCTATCACAGAGCGCGGGGTTGCAACCATGTCCCATTCTCACCCGTCGCCAAGTCGGCCGACCCAAAGAAAAGCCAGCTGACCCTCGTATTACAATCAAAAGGGCAGTGCGCTGCAGCAGGTGCAAGGGTTATGGGCACAACAAAGCAACTTGCAAAGTCCCTCTCACAGTTACTGCTGCGGTCACTTCTCAGGTGTAA